One region of Vescimonas fastidiosa genomic DNA includes:
- a CDS encoding DUF4366 domain-containing protein yields MKRGFRMLMAALCSVVFLCGFSVTAYAGGGDEYMDYETEPVVETEPATEPEPAPTIEPGAGFAEEGNLVTRDLLYDKNTNKQFISVQTSGGNTFYIVIDYDKPTDEDGDQYETYFFSIVDEADLLAAMESAGVELPACACKEKCVVGAINTDCPVCSVNMGECAGVTPEPDPEPTTEPEPEEAAKKNGAGPLILVLAIFAVGGGAGWYFKIYRPKHQQAAAPEDDYEEEMDAYNDFEDDGPPWDEDDPEPGEEDEA; encoded by the coding sequence ATGAAAAGAGGATTTAGGATGCTGATGGCGGCGCTCTGCTCCGTCGTTTTTTTATGCGGTTTTTCTGTTACGGCCTATGCCGGGGGCGGCGACGAGTACATGGACTATGAGACTGAGCCCGTGGTGGAAACCGAGCCCGCAACGGAGCCCGAACCCGCGCCCACCATTGAACCCGGCGCGGGCTTTGCAGAGGAGGGCAACCTAGTGACCCGCGATCTGCTTTATGACAAGAACACCAACAAGCAGTTTATTTCTGTCCAGACCAGCGGCGGCAACACTTTCTATATCGTCATCGACTACGACAAGCCCACCGACGAGGACGGCGATCAGTACGAAACCTACTTTTTCAGCATTGTGGACGAGGCTGATCTGCTGGCTGCTATGGAGTCCGCTGGCGTTGAACTGCCCGCCTGCGCCTGTAAGGAGAAATGCGTGGTGGGTGCGATCAACACCGATTGCCCGGTCTGCTCCGTCAATATGGGCGAGTGTGCGGGCGTGACCCCGGAGCCCGATCCTGAACCTACCACGGAACCCGAACCCGAGGAGGCCGCGAAAAAGAACGGGGCCGGGCCGCTGATCCTTGTGCTTGCCATCTTCGCCGTTGGCGGCGGGGCCGGGTGGTATTTCAAGATTTACCGCCCCAAGCACCAGCAGGCCGCTGCGCCCGAGGATGACTACGAGGAAGAAATGGACGCTTACAACGATTTTGAGGATGACGGCCCTCCGTGGGACGAGGACGATCCCGAACCCGGAGAGGAGGACGAAGCATGA
- a CDS encoding DUF4315 family protein — translation MAISKSAKIEAEIEKVKAKIAEQQARLKELEQKKHEAENSEIVDIVRGMSISLTDLPLLLQSIQNGGKAALGQSVPKSEDKEETV, via the coding sequence ATGGCAATCAGCAAAAGCGCAAAAATCGAGGCTGAGATCGAAAAGGTCAAGGCCAAGATTGCGGAACAGCAGGCCCGTCTGAAGGAGCTGGAACAGAAAAAGCACGAGGCGGAAAACAGCGAGATCGTGGACATCGTGCGGGGCATGAGTATTTCTCTCACCGATCTGCCCCTGCTGCTCCAGTCCATCCAGAACGGCGGCAAGGCTGCTTTGGGACAGAGTGTCCCGAAGTCTGAGGACAAGGAGGAGACTGTATGA
- a CDS encoding CD1108 family mobile element protein — protein MSEKASNGTSGQSVPKSPKSKFRHKSRQEQAAESKLRMEKRGEKLDKAKEKLAKQKPPKRPGPVKRAGRAAGGSVHAFVHGKIYEVEHENVGTEGAHRSELVGESVLRHGTRHVKKAIREHPAKAVRKAEARHIKATADYQFRAAALEHPELDKGAFSRYLQKRRIQKQYAKQAREAAKQGAKAAEKTAVTTEKLAARTLAFVKRHPVGVIIALACCLLIFSLQSCVSSMASVGNGLVGAVAASTYVSEDADILGAEAAYCALEDELREYLASYERTHGYDEYHFDLDEIEHDPYVLISMLSALHEGAWTVDEVQGTLQSLFEKQYILTEEVVVEERYYYETDTWTDDEGNTHTDRYRVYYDYYISYVTLENFNLSHVPIYTMSEEQLSRYALYMATLGNRPDLFPESGYVPKYTNPPPEHDIPEEYLADETFAAILAEAEKYVGFPYVWGGSNPSTSFDCSGFVSYVYNQCGWDFGRLGAQGLYNISTRTNNPKPGDLVFFTGTYDTPGVSHCGIYVGDGWMLHCGDPISYANLNSSYWQSHLYAYGKLY, from the coding sequence ATGAGCGAAAAGGCGAGTAACGGCACTTCGGGACAAAGTGTCCCGAAGTCCCCTAAATCCAAATTCCGACACAAGAGCCGGCAGGAACAGGCGGCGGAGTCCAAGCTCCGTATGGAAAAGCGGGGCGAAAAGCTGGACAAGGCCAAGGAGAAGCTGGCAAAGCAAAAGCCGCCCAAGCGCCCCGGCCCGGTGAAACGGGCGGGCCGGGCGGCTGGCGGCAGCGTTCACGCATTTGTCCACGGCAAAATCTACGAGGTGGAGCATGAAAATGTGGGCACCGAGGGCGCTCACCGCTCCGAGCTGGTGGGCGAGTCTGTTCTGCGGCATGGTACGCGCCATGTAAAAAAGGCCATCCGGGAACACCCGGCAAAAGCAGTCCGCAAGGCCGAGGCCAGGCATATCAAGGCCACGGCGGATTATCAGTTTCGGGCGGCGGCTCTGGAGCATCCCGAGCTGGACAAGGGGGCCTTTTCCCGGTATCTGCAAAAGCGGCGCATCCAAAAGCAGTATGCGAAACAGGCGCGGGAGGCCGCAAAGCAAGGGGCAAAGGCCGCTGAGAAAACGGCTGTCACCACGGAAAAGCTGGCAGCCCGGACGCTGGCCTTTGTCAAACGGCATCCCGTGGGCGTAATTATTGCGCTGGCCTGCTGTCTGCTGATCTTCTCTCTCCAGTCCTGCGTTTCTTCTATGGCGTCGGTTGGCAACGGTCTTGTGGGGGCGGTGGCGGCCAGCACCTATGTATCCGAGGATGCCGATATTTTGGGAGCCGAAGCTGCCTACTGTGCCTTGGAGGACGAGCTGCGGGAGTATCTTGCCAGCTACGAAAGAACCCACGGCTATGACGAATACCACTTTGACCTCGACGAGATCGAGCATGATCCCTATGTGCTGATTTCCATGCTTTCCGCTCTCCACGAAGGGGCGTGGACGGTGGATGAGGTACAAGGTACGCTCCAATCCCTTTTTGAAAAGCAATACATTCTGACCGAGGAAGTGGTGGTGGAGGAACGCTATTACTACGAAACGGACACATGGACGGATGACGAGGGCAATACCCATACGGACAGATACCGGGTGTACTACGATTACTACATCAGCTATGTCACGCTGGAAAATTTCAACCTGTCCCATGTTCCGATCTATACCATGTCCGAGGAACAGCTTTCCCGGTATGCCCTCTATATGGCTACGCTGGGCAACCGCCCCGATCTGTTCCCGGAGTCCGGCTATGTGCCCAAGTACACCAACCCGCCCCCGGAGCATGACATCCCGGAGGAATATCTGGCCGATGAAACCTTTGCGGCTATTCTGGCGGAGGCGGAAAAATATGTGGGCTTCCCCTATGTGTGGGGCGGCTCCAATCCCAGCACTTCCTTTGATTGCAGCGGCTTCGTGTCCTATGTCTATAATCAATGCGGCTGGGACTTCGGGCGGCTGGGAGCCCAAGGGCTCTACAACATTTCCACCCGGACAAATAACCCCAAGCCCGGCGATCTGGTTTTCTTCACGGGAACCTATGACACCCCGGGCGTTTCCCATTGCGGCATTTATGTGGGGGATGGCTGGATGCTCCATTGCGGCGACCCCATCAGTTACGCCAATCTGAACAGCAGCTATTGGCAGTCCCACCTATATGCCTACGGCAAACTTTATTGA
- a CDS encoding VirB4-like conjugal transfer ATPase, CD1110 family, whose amino-acid sequence MLRLRERRSLLQTKSKPKKRGTARAAKGRAGLSAQQTIPYIAMHPDGVCQLPGGVYTKTVEYEDINYSVASTEDQTAIFGGWSSFLNYFDSSLPFQLSFINRRSRDRSRYKVNIPPAEDEFNSVREEYTSMLKNQIAKSNNGIERTKYITFGLPAEGVAEARPRLERVEADVMGNFHRLGVQSEPLDGRDRLALLHSQMHPGNREPFRFSWSDIPKHGLGTKDYIAPDSFDFRDSHTFRVGRYWGAASYLQILASELSDKLLAEILELDAELTVTMHIQTVDQLKAIKTIKGKISDIGRMKAEEQKKAVRAGYDMEILPPDLITFSKDAAELLADLQSRNERMFLLTFTVVNMAPNRQRLENDVFTVGGIAQKYNCALKRLDWQQEQAFVSALTLGYNELEIQRGMTTSSTAIFIPFMTRELRMGGQALYYGMNALSHNVIMADRKKLKSANGMYLGSTGSGKSFAAKRELLNVFLATNDRIVIVDPMGEYVPLARRLGAQVIEIAPDSPNHLNPMDIQLNMNGGESPLSMKADFLLSLCELILGGKEGLQPIERTVIDRCVRQVYREMALGLENAKTPLLQDLYEELLKQPEPEAKRVATALELYCTGSLNLFNHHTNVQTSNRVVCIVLKGMGENLRKIAMHITNEFVTQAVDENYRAGVATWCYFDEFHVLLRDQLTASYFVAVWKMLRKKGCVPSALTQNVKDLLASAEISNILDNTDFMVLLSQAQSDRAILAKQLGISEHQLSYITHSNSGEGLLFYGNVTIPFIDRFPRGEIYDLLTTRPEDMAHERKGE is encoded by the coding sequence ATGCTCCGTTTGCGGGAAAGGAGGAGCCTATTGCAGACAAAAAGCAAACCCAAAAAGCGCGGCACCGCAAGGGCCGCTAAAGGCCGGGCCGGACTTTCGGCCCAGCAGACCATTCCCTATATCGCCATGCACCCGGACGGCGTGTGCCAGCTCCCCGGCGGCGTTTACACGAAAACCGTGGAATACGAGGATATCAACTATTCCGTAGCGTCCACCGAGGATCAGACGGCCATCTTTGGCGGCTGGAGCTCATTCCTCAATTACTTCGACAGCTCCCTGCCGTTCCAGCTTTCCTTTATCAACCGCCGCTCCCGTGACCGCAGCCGCTACAAGGTGAATATCCCGCCCGCTGAGGACGAGTTCAACAGCGTCCGGGAGGAGTACACCTCCATGCTGAAAAACCAGATTGCCAAAAGCAACAACGGCATTGAGCGCACAAAATATATCACCTTTGGACTGCCCGCCGAGGGCGTGGCCGAGGCCCGGCCCCGTCTGGAGCGTGTGGAGGCCGATGTGATGGGCAACTTCCATCGGCTGGGCGTTCAGTCGGAGCCGCTGGACGGGCGGGATCGTCTGGCCCTGCTCCATAGCCAGATGCACCCCGGCAACCGGGAGCCGTTCCGCTTTTCGTGGAGTGACATTCCCAAACACGGCCTTGGCACCAAGGACTACATCGCCCCGGATAGCTTTGACTTCCGGGACAGCCACACTTTCCGGGTGGGCCGGTATTGGGGCGCGGCGTCCTATTTGCAGATTTTGGCGTCGGAGCTCTCTGACAAGCTCCTTGCCGAGATTTTGGAATTGGACGCGGAGCTGACCGTTACCATGCACATTCAGACGGTGGATCAGCTCAAGGCCATTAAGACCATCAAGGGAAAAATCTCCGACATTGGCCGCATGAAGGCCGAGGAACAGAAAAAGGCTGTCCGGGCAGGGTACGATATGGAGATTTTGCCGCCCGACCTCATCACTTTCAGCAAGGACGCGGCGGAGCTTCTGGCCGATCTCCAGTCCCGCAACGAGCGAATGTTCCTGTTGACCTTTACGGTGGTGAACATGGCCCCCAACCGCCAGCGGCTTGAAAACGATGTGTTTACCGTGGGCGGCATCGCGCAGAAGTACAACTGCGCCTTAAAGCGTCTGGACTGGCAACAGGAGCAGGCGTTTGTTTCCGCGCTGACCCTCGGCTATAACGAGCTGGAGATCCAGCGGGGCATGACCACCAGCTCCACGGCGATTTTTATTCCCTTTATGACCCGTGAGCTCCGCATGGGCGGGCAGGCCCTCTACTACGGCATGAACGCCCTTTCCCACAATGTCATCATGGCTGACCGCAAAAAGCTGAAGTCGGCCAACGGAATGTACCTCGGCTCAACAGGTAGTGGTAAGAGCTTCGCGGCCAAGCGTGAACTGCTCAATGTATTTCTCGCCACCAATGACCGCATTGTGATTGTTGACCCAATGGGTGAATATGTCCCGCTGGCCCGAAGGCTGGGAGCCCAGGTGATTGAGATTGCCCCGGACAGCCCCAACCACCTAAACCCGATGGACATCCAACTGAATATGAATGGCGGCGAAAGCCCTCTATCCATGAAGGCGGATTTCCTCTTGTCCCTGTGTGAGCTAATTTTGGGCGGCAAGGAGGGCTTACAGCCCATCGAGCGAACGGTCATTGACCGTTGTGTGCGGCAGGTCTACCGGGAGATGGCGCTGGGACTGGAAAATGCAAAAACGCCCCTGCTTCAAGATTTGTATGAGGAGCTTCTGAAACAGCCCGAGCCCGAGGCAAAGCGGGTGGCAACGGCGCTGGAACTCTACTGCACAGGCTCCCTTAACCTGTTCAACCACCACACCAATGTGCAGACCTCAAACCGGGTGGTGTGCATCGTGCTGAAGGGCATGGGTGAAAACCTCCGCAAGATCGCCATGCACATTACCAATGAGTTTGTCACCCAGGCAGTAGATGAAAACTACCGGGCGGGGGTGGCGACTTGGTGCTACTTCGACGAGTTCCATGTTCTGCTCCGTGACCAGTTGACCGCCAGCTACTTTGTGGCCGTCTGGAAAATGCTCCGTAAAAAGGGCTGTGTGCCGTCGGCCTTGACGCAAAATGTGAAGGACTTGCTGGCCAGCGCGGAGATCTCAAACATTCTGGACAACACCGATTTCATGGTGCTGCTATCACAGGCCCAGAGTGACCGGGCGATTTTGGCAAAACAGCTCGGCATTTCGGAGCACCAGCTTTCCTACATCACCCACTCCAATTCGGGCGAGGGCCTGTTGTTTTATGGAAATGTGACCATCCCGTTTATTGACCGTTTCCCGCGTGGTGAGATTTACGATCTGCTGACGACCCGCCCGGAGGATATGGCCCATGAGCGAAAAGGCGAGTAA
- a CDS encoding PrgI family protein, with protein MPYVNVPNDLSKIKTKIAFNLTKRQLVCFGGAALVGIPAYLFSRSSFGSTGAMFVMLVVMLPAFMLAMYERDGLPFEKVVRNIIRAKFTRPGIRPYKTQNIYAPFAGKEEPIADKKQTQKARHRKGR; from the coding sequence ATGCCGTATGTGAATGTACCTAACGACCTATCCAAAATCAAAACCAAAATCGCCTTTAACCTCACCAAGCGCCAACTCGTCTGCTTTGGCGGCGCGGCGTTGGTGGGCATCCCGGCCTATCTGTTTTCCCGGAGCTCCTTTGGCAGCACCGGGGCCATGTTCGTCATGCTGGTGGTGATGCTCCCGGCGTTCATGCTGGCGATGTATGAGCGGGATGGCCTGCCCTTTGAAAAGGTGGTGCGGAACATCATTCGGGCCAAGTTCACCCGGCCCGGCATCAGACCGTACAAAACGCAGAATATCTATGCTCCGTTTGCGGGAAAGGAGGAGCCTATTGCAGACAAAAAGCAAACCCAAAAAGCGCGGCACCGCAAGGGCCGCTAA
- a CDS encoding MT-A70 family methyltransferase, with the protein MTIGKYPIIYADPPWRYAQKGLQGAAENHYPTMSINELCALPVAELAAPDCALFLWATFPQLPEALRLIEAWGFTYKSVAFVWLKKNKKVDSWFYGLGFWTRGNAEICLLATRGHPKRQAANVHQFIISPIEAHSKKPDEARDKIVALMGDLPRVELFARQTPPGWDVWGNEVEPTIPDFGTKCPEVKNGRKEANHAVCECT; encoded by the coding sequence ATGACTATCGGTAAATATCCTATCATTTACGCCGATCCCCCTTGGCGGTACGCCCAAAAGGGCTTGCAAGGGGCGGCAGAGAACCATTACCCCACCATGAGTATCAATGAATTGTGCGCGCTGCCTGTGGCCGAGCTTGCGGCCCCGGACTGCGCGCTTTTTTTGTGGGCGACTTTTCCCCAGCTCCCGGAGGCCCTGCGGCTCATAGAGGCGTGGGGCTTTACCTATAAAAGCGTGGCCTTTGTCTGGCTGAAAAAGAACAAAAAAGTGGATAGCTGGTTTTACGGGCTGGGCTTTTGGACGCGGGGCAACGCTGAAATCTGTCTGCTGGCTACACGGGGCCACCCCAAGCGGCAGGCGGCCAATGTCCATCAGTTTATCATTTCTCCCATTGAAGCCCACAGCAAAAAGCCCGACGAGGCCCGTGACAAGATCGTGGCCCTCATGGGTGATCTGCCCCGTGTGGAGCTGTTCGCAAGGCAGACCCCGCCCGGCTGGGATGTGTGGGGAAACGAGGTGGAGCCCACGATCCCGGACTTTGGGACAAAGTGTCCCGAAGTGAAAAACGGCAGAAAGGAGGCCAATCATGCCGTATGTGAATGTACCTAA
- a CDS encoding DNA-methyltransferase codes for MADTSTLGQSVPKLTEGLFLMDGIKGLLSLPRHSVDMLLTDPPYGTTRNYWDVPLPLDALWEAVRWAVKPDGAALFFAQCPYDKVLGASNLAMLRYEWIWYKERGTGFLNANRAPLKKSENILVFYQKSPAYFPQFTYGEPYSKVHARKGSSPNYGKFERQGSASNDGRRYPGNVLFVQTVAHPTHPTQKPVELCEYLIKTYTRPGEVVADLCAGSGTTAVAALNTGRRFVCFESAPAIYGPAVQRIEQARLAVERGEKGE; via the coding sequence ATGGCCGATACTTCCACTTTGGGACAGAGTGTCCCGAAGCTGACCGAGGGCCTGTTTCTCATGGACGGGATCAAGGGGCTGTTGTCCTTGCCCCGTCATTCGGTGGATATGCTTTTGACCGATCCGCCCTACGGCACCACCCGGAACTATTGGGATGTGCCCTTGCCGCTGGATGCGCTGTGGGAGGCGGTGCGCTGGGCAGTCAAGCCCGACGGTGCGGCCCTGTTCTTCGCTCAATGCCCCTATGACAAGGTGCTGGGGGCATCCAACCTTGCCATGCTCCGCTATGAGTGGATATGGTATAAGGAACGCGGGACGGGCTTTCTCAATGCCAACCGCGCCCCGCTGAAAAAGTCGGAGAACATTCTGGTGTTCTACCAGAAGTCCCCGGCCTACTTCCCGCAGTTTACTTATGGAGAGCCGTACAGCAAGGTACACGCCCGCAAGGGATCGAGTCCCAACTACGGCAAGTTTGAACGCCAGGGCTCGGCATCCAATGACGGGCGGCGCTATCCGGGAAATGTGCTGTTTGTGCAGACGGTGGCGCACCCTACCCACCCCACGCAAAAGCCCGTGGAGCTGTGCGAGTACCTTATCAAGACCTACACCCGCCCCGGCGAGGTGGTGGCCGATCTCTGTGCTGGCTCCGGGACCACCGCCGTGGCCGCCCTCAACACGGGCCGCCGTTTCGTCTGCTTTGAAAGCGCCCCGGCCATCTATGGCCCCGCCGTCCAGCGCATTGAACAGGCGCGACTGGCCGTGGAGCGCGGTGAGAAAGGAGAATGA
- a CDS encoding VirB6/TrbL-like conjugal transfer protein, CD1112 family → MGILTEWITEWLKELLIEGIMGNLTGLFDTVNTRVGEIAVQVGTPPAAWNAGVFSLIRQISETVILPIAGLILTFVATYELIQMLIDRNNLHDIDTWIFFKWIFKTAAAILILSNTFNIVNAVFDVSQSVIARSSGIIQGSTNITPGMLDTLEATLETMGLGELLGLFMQSMLIGFTMTALNIIIFVLVYGRMLEIYMLTSLAPIPVATLSNREVGQMGQNYLKSLFAVGFQGLLILLCVGIYGVLVQGISTSGDPIGAIWGCVGYTVLLCFMLFKTGSISKSIFGAH, encoded by the coding sequence ATGGGTATTCTCACCGAATGGATCACGGAATGGCTGAAAGAGCTTCTGATCGAGGGAATCATGGGAAACCTCACGGGGCTTTTTGACACGGTGAATACCCGAGTCGGAGAAATCGCGGTACAGGTGGGAACACCCCCGGCGGCGTGGAACGCCGGGGTTTTCTCCCTCATACGGCAAATATCCGAAACGGTGATTTTACCGATTGCCGGACTGATCCTAACCTTTGTTGCAACCTATGAACTGATCCAGATGCTCATAGACAGGAACAATCTGCATGACATCGACACATGGATATTCTTCAAGTGGATATTCAAAACGGCGGCGGCCATCCTCATTCTCTCCAACACATTCAATATTGTAAACGCGGTGTTCGATGTGTCGCAGAGCGTGATCGCCCGATCCTCTGGCATTATTCAAGGTTCCACCAACATCACGCCGGGGATGCTGGATACGCTGGAGGCCACCTTGGAAACGATGGGCCTTGGGGAGCTGCTGGGGCTGTTTATGCAGTCCATGCTGATTGGCTTTACCATGACTGCGCTGAACATCATTATTTTCGTTCTTGTCTATGGCCGTATGCTGGAAATCTATATGCTGACCAGTTTGGCCCCCATCCCCGTGGCGACCCTCTCTAACCGGGAAGTCGGACAGATGGGCCAGAACTATCTAAAATCCCTGTTCGCCGTCGGTTTCCAAGGCTTGCTCATTCTGCTGTGCGTTGGCATCTACGGCGTGTTGGTGCAGGGTATCTCCACCAGCGGCGACCCCATCGGGGCCATTTGGGGCTGTGTGGGGTACACGGTTTTGCTCTGCTTCATGCTGTTCAAAACCGGGTCTATCAGCAAAAGTATCTTTGGCGCACATTGA
- a CDS encoding Maff2 family mobile element protein, with product MQFFASAITTLQTLVVALGAGLGVWGVVNLLEGYGSDNPGAKSQGMKQLMAGGGIIVIGTTLIPLLSGLF from the coding sequence ATGCAGTTTTTCGCTTCCGCTATCACTACTTTGCAGACCCTTGTTGTTGCTCTCGGCGCTGGCCTTGGCGTGTGGGGCGTGGTCAATCTGCTGGAAGGTTATGGTTCCGACAACCCCGGCGCGAAAAGCCAGGGCATGAAGCAGCTCATGGCTGGCGGCGGTATCATCGTGATTGGCACCACTCTGATCCCCCTGCTGTCTGGCCTGTTTTAA
- a CDS encoding VirD4-like conjugal transfer protein, CD1115 family produces the protein MRTDKIRKYVLPNIPYLFIGWACLKMGTAYRLAAGANFEEKLLGLMQTIGVAFANFSPGLDPFDWLIGFVGAVAFRLLIYFKSKNAKKYRRDEEYGSSRWGGPKDIQPFVDPKFENNVILTGTELLTMNTRPKIPANARNLNACIIGSSGSGKTRFWLTPQLLQAHSSYVVVDPKGGVLGQVGYFLQKKRGYKIKVFNSIDFSKSMHYNPLAYIKNEADILKFVNALISNTKGEGKEGDPFWTKAETLLYCALIAYIIFEGPAEDRNMNTLVDMISGMEVKEDDEDFMNAVDYMFAGLEKRKPDCFAVKQYKKYKLSSGKTAKSILISCGARLAPFDIPQLREIMSYDELELDRMGDRKTATFFVISDTDSTYNFLVALAFSQMFNLLCERADNVHGGRLPHHVRVLWDEAANTGQVPGLEKLCAVIRSREVSLCLLYQQLAQCKAIYDKNAETILGNMDSVIFLGGRESSTIKEISENWLGKATISMQTEGRSRGQSESYNQNTQRLGRELMTPSELATMPGDKCILQLRGLPPFFSKKYDLKQHPNYRYTAEADKTKNAFDLDKLINRRRRPGLNEVCEVYEAAVPEDALTAEDEDILSYDDIDDPDAFI, from the coding sequence ATGCGGACAGATAAGATCAGAAAATATGTACTCCCCAATATCCCGTATCTGTTCATCGGCTGGGCCTGCTTGAAAATGGGTACGGCCTACCGTCTGGCCGCTGGTGCGAACTTCGAGGAAAAACTGCTGGGGCTCATGCAGACCATCGGCGTGGCTTTTGCGAATTTCTCGCCGGGGCTTGATCCCTTTGACTGGCTCATTGGCTTTGTGGGTGCGGTGGCTTTTCGCCTGCTGATCTACTTCAAGAGCAAGAACGCCAAGAAATATCGCCGGGATGAGGAATACGGCAGCTCCCGTTGGGGCGGGCCTAAAGACATCCAGCCTTTTGTCGATCCAAAGTTTGAGAACAATGTCATTCTCACCGGGACGGAGCTTCTCACCATGAACACCCGCCCGAAGATCCCGGCCAATGCCCGCAACCTCAACGCCTGTATCATCGGATCGTCCGGCTCGGGCAAAACCCGGTTCTGGCTCACGCCCCAGCTTCTTCAAGCCCATTCCTCGTATGTGGTGGTCGATCCAAAAGGCGGCGTCCTCGGGCAGGTGGGCTATTTCCTGCAAAAAAAGCGTGGATATAAAATCAAGGTTTTTAATAGCATTGATTTTTCCAAGTCCATGCACTATAACCCGCTGGCGTACATCAAGAACGAGGCCGACATCCTAAAGTTTGTCAATGCGCTGATCTCCAACACCAAGGGAGAGGGCAAGGAGGGCGATCCGTTTTGGACGAAGGCCGAGACACTTTTGTATTGTGCGCTTATCGCCTATATCATCTTTGAGGGCCCCGCCGAGGATCGAAACATGAACACGCTGGTGGACATGATTTCCGGGATGGAGGTCAAGGAGGATGACGAGGACTTTATGAACGCCGTGGACTATATGTTTGCGGGGCTGGAAAAGCGCAAGCCCGATTGCTTCGCCGTGAAGCAGTACAAAAAGTACAAGTTAAGCAGCGGCAAGACGGCAAAATCGATCCTTATTTCCTGCGGCGCTCGTTTGGCTCCCTTTGACATTCCCCAGCTCCGGGAAATTATGTCCTATGACGAGCTGGAGCTTGACCGCATGGGCGATAGGAAAACAGCTACTTTCTTTGTCATCTCTGACACGGACAGCACCTACAATTTTTTGGTGGCTCTGGCCTTTTCGCAAATGTTCAATCTGCTCTGTGAGCGGGCGGACAATGTGCATGGGGGCCGCCTGCCCCATCATGTGCGGGTGCTTTGGGACGAGGCGGCTAACACGGGACAGGTGCCGGGGCTGGAAAAGCTCTGCGCCGTTATCCGCTCCCGTGAGGTCAGTCTGTGTCTGCTGTACCAGCAGTTGGCCCAATGCAAGGCCATTTACGATAAAAACGCTGAGACAATCCTCGGCAACATGGACAGCGTGATTTTTCTCGGTGGCCGTGAGTCCAGTACCATCAAGGAAATATCCGAGAACTGGCTGGGCAAGGCCACCATCTCCATGCAGACCGAGGGCCGCTCCCGTGGGCAGTCTGAAAGCTACAACCAGAACACCCAGCGGCTGGGCCGGGAACTGATGACCCCCAGCGAACTGGCGACCATGCCCGGAGACAAGTGCATTTTGCAGCTCCGGGGCCTGCCGCCGTTCTTCTCTAAAAAGTACGATTTGAAGCAGCACCCCAATTACCGATACACGGCAGAGGCCGATAAAACCAAAAACGCCTTTGACCTCGACAAGCTCATAAACCGCCGCAGGCGGCCCGGGCTGAATGAGGTTTGCGAGGTGTACGAGGCGGCGGTGCCCGAAGATGCGCTCACAGCCGAGGACGAGGACATCCTGAGCTATGACGACATCGACGATCCCGACGCTTTTATATAA
- a CDS encoding PcfB family protein — MKASKLTARSLAYALRAVGRKVAKARREAQTPHGKQSVKKLMAHGAATSSIEVDAPKVFDRVARKWNVDYAFYKTGPDKYLLFFKTGQADAMTACFSEYSRKVLDKSKSRRVPIREQLKRAADQLAKDKPRQKERVKEATHADR; from the coding sequence ATGAAAGCCAGTAAGCTGACGGCCCGGAGCCTTGCCTATGCGCTCCGGGCCGTTGGCCGTAAGGTTGCCAAGGCCCGCCGGGAGGCCCAAACGCCCCACGGCAAACAGAGCGTGAAAAAGCTCATGGCCCACGGCGCGGCCACCAGCAGTATCGAGGTGGACGCGCCCAAGGTATTTGACCGGGTAGCCCGGAAGTGGAATGTGGACTATGCCTTTTACAAAACCGGGCCGGACAAATATCTGCTTTTCTTCAAGACAGGACAGGCCGACGCGATGACGGCCTGTTTTTCTGAATACTCCCGAAAGGTGCTGGATAAATCCAAGTCCCGGCGCGTCCCCATCCGGGAACAGCTCAAACGGGCGGCGGATCAGCTTGCCAAGGACAAGCCCCGCCAGAAGGAGCGCGTAAAGGAGGCGACCCATGCGGACAGATAA